A window from Streptomyces sp. NBC_00299 encodes these proteins:
- a CDS encoding CCA tRNA nucleotidyltransferase — MPNANEEKPSALSQAQHRAVSELLRVAPVADDLARRFQEAGFSLALVGGSVRDALLGRLGNDLDFTTDARPEDVLKIVRPWGDAVWEVGIAFGTVGAQKDGYQIEVTTYRSEAYDRTSRKPEVSYGDSIEEDLVRRDFTVNAMAVALPEKEFVDPHGGLEDLAERVLRTPGTPEASFSDDPLRMMRAARFAAQLDFEVAPEVVTAMQEMSGRIEIVSAERVRDELNKLILSAHPRKGLRLLVDTGLSDHVLPELPALRLESDEHHRHKDVYEHTLIVLEQAMALEENGPDLTLRLAALLHDIGKPRTRRFEKDGRVSFHHHEVVGAKMTKKRMTALKYSNELVKDVSRLVELHLRFHGYGTGEWTDSAVRRYVRDAGPLLDRLHKLTRSDCTTRNKRRAAALSRAYDGLEERIAQLQEQEELDAIRPDLDGNQIMEILGIGPGPVIGRAYKQMLELRLEHGPMGHDEAVAALKEWWAEQD; from the coding sequence GTGCCGAACGCCAACGAAGAAAAGCCCAGCGCCCTGAGCCAGGCGCAGCACCGCGCGGTGAGCGAACTGCTGCGGGTTGCCCCTGTCGCCGACGACCTTGCCCGCCGTTTCCAGGAGGCCGGGTTCTCACTCGCCCTGGTCGGCGGATCGGTCCGGGACGCGCTGCTCGGCCGGCTCGGCAACGACCTGGACTTCACGACCGATGCCCGTCCCGAGGACGTGCTGAAGATCGTGCGCCCGTGGGGTGACGCCGTGTGGGAGGTCGGTATCGCCTTCGGCACGGTTGGAGCACAGAAGGACGGCTACCAGATCGAGGTGACCACCTACCGATCGGAGGCTTACGACCGGACCTCCCGCAAGCCGGAGGTGTCGTACGGCGACTCGATCGAGGAGGACCTCGTCCGGCGTGACTTCACCGTGAACGCGATGGCCGTCGCGCTTCCGGAGAAGGAGTTCGTCGACCCGCACGGCGGTCTGGAGGACCTCGCGGAGCGGGTACTGCGCACGCCGGGCACTCCCGAGGCGTCCTTCTCGGACGACCCGCTGCGCATGATGCGGGCGGCGCGGTTCGCGGCGCAGCTCGACTTCGAGGTCGCTCCCGAGGTTGTCACGGCCATGCAGGAGATGTCGGGGCGGATCGAGATCGTCTCGGCGGAGCGGGTGCGGGACGAGCTGAACAAGCTGATCCTTTCCGCCCACCCGCGTAAGGGGCTGAGGCTCCTGGTGGACACCGGGCTTTCCGACCATGTGCTGCCCGAGCTGCCGGCCCTGCGGCTGGAGAGCGACGAGCACCACCGCCACAAGGACGTGTACGAGCACACGCTGATCGTCCTGGAACAGGCGATGGCGCTGGAGGAGAACGGTCCCGACCTGACCCTCCGTCTGGCCGCGCTGCTGCACGACATCGGCAAGCCCCGCACGCGTCGCTTCGAGAAGGACGGCCGGGTCTCGTTCCACCACCACGAGGTGGTCGGCGCGAAGATGACGAAGAAGCGCATGACGGCGCTGAAGTACTCCAACGAGCTGGTGAAGGACGTCTCACGTCTGGTCGAACTCCACCTGCGCTTCCACGGCTACGGCACCGGAGAGTGGACGGACTCCGCCGTCCGCCGATATGTCCGTGACGCCGGTCCGCTCCTGGACCGCCTCCACAAGCTGACCCGCTCGGACTGCACCACGCGGAACAAGCGCAGGGCGGCTGCGCTGTCCCGCGCCTACGACGGCCTGGAGGAGCGGATCGCTCAGCTCCAGGAGCAGGAGGAACTGGACGCCATCCGCCCCGACCTCGACGGCAACCAGATCATGGAGATCCTTGGCATCGGACCAGGTCCTGTCATCGGCCGCGCGTACAAGCAGATGCTGGAACTGCGGCTGGAGCACGGGCCGATGGGGCACGACGAGGCCGTGGCTGCACTCAAGGAGTGGTGGGCCGAGCAGGACTGA
- a CDS encoding LppU/SCO3897 family protein — translation MTTPPPQGNPFAQGQNPYAQGQQPYGQPQGQAPYPPQGGYPQQPGQPGFPPQGAAPYAPVPPQQPGRRFSFKTIKNVAAVAIVGIMLVVGYIISLDDAENAAVGDCLKSSSSSSSNDRMEVVDCTSSEAEAKVLKKIDGTYTSLTAETECRKVSGATSFYAQTGDGDNFLLCLSDV, via the coding sequence GTGACAACTCCGCCGCCCCAAGGCAACCCGTTCGCCCAGGGCCAGAACCCGTACGCCCAGGGTCAGCAGCCCTACGGCCAGCCTCAGGGCCAGGCCCCGTACCCGCCCCAGGGCGGCTACCCGCAGCAGCCGGGGCAGCCGGGGTTCCCTCCGCAGGGCGCGGCGCCGTATGCGCCGGTTCCGCCACAGCAGCCCGGTCGCCGGTTCAGCTTCAAGACGATCAAGAACGTTGCTGCCGTCGCCATCGTCGGCATCATGCTCGTCGTCGGCTACATAATCAGCCTGGACGACGCCGAGAACGCCGCGGTGGGCGACTGCCTGAAGTCAAGCTCCTCGTCGTCCTCGAACGACCGCATGGAGGTCGTGGACTGCACCTCCTCCGAGGCCGAGGCCAAGGTGCTCAAGAAGATCGACGGCACCTACACCTCTCTGACGGCCGAGACCGAGTGCCGCAAGGTCAGCGGCGCCACCAGCTTCTACGCCCAGACCGGCGACGGCGACAACTTCCTGCTGTGCCTGTCGGACGTCTGA
- a CDS encoding MFS transporter, with the protein MSVVRDLRVLLRFGNFRRLLVVRLLSQGADGVYQTALATYVVFSPEKQTSATAIASAMAVLLLPYSLVGPFSGVLLDRWRRRQVLLYGSLLRTVLASATAVLIITDVPDWLFYVSALCVTAVNRFVLSGLSAALPRVVDEERLVIANSLSPTAGTLAATAGAGLAFVVRLVAWDSDAAVVLLGAALYLCAGLAALRMSRELLGPARELVQPRIATALAGTARDLAAGVRHLAAPPRREAVWALLTMALMRFCYGALLVMLLMLCRYAFSTNADDGLALLGLALGISGAGFFAAALATPWAAGRLGPGRWIAACAGVAALLVPALGLPFATTPMLVAAFVLGMTTQGAKIATDTIVQSSVEDGFRGRIFSVYDVLFNVAFVGAAGVAALVLPPDGRSAHLVVAVAVVYAAVAVAMARFEHRSVSHQ; encoded by the coding sequence ATGTCCGTGGTACGCGACCTGCGGGTCCTGTTGCGCTTCGGGAACTTCCGGCGCCTGCTCGTCGTACGCCTGCTCTCGCAGGGCGCCGACGGCGTCTACCAGACCGCGCTCGCCACGTACGTGGTCTTCTCCCCGGAGAAACAGACGTCGGCCACAGCGATCGCCTCCGCCATGGCCGTCCTGCTCCTTCCCTACTCCCTGGTGGGCCCCTTCTCCGGCGTCCTCCTGGACCGTTGGCGCCGCCGCCAGGTTCTTCTGTACGGCAGCCTGCTGCGCACCGTGCTGGCCTCGGCGACGGCCGTGCTGATCATCACCGACGTACCGGACTGGCTCTTCTACGTCTCGGCCCTGTGCGTCACCGCCGTCAACCGCTTCGTCCTGTCCGGCCTGTCCGCCGCACTGCCACGTGTGGTCGACGAAGAGCGCCTGGTGATCGCCAACTCCCTTTCCCCGACCGCCGGAACGCTGGCCGCGACGGCGGGTGCCGGTCTGGCCTTCGTCGTACGGCTGGTGGCCTGGGACTCCGACGCGGCCGTGGTGCTCCTGGGCGCCGCCCTGTACTTGTGTGCGGGACTGGCGGCCCTGCGTATGTCACGGGAACTACTCGGCCCCGCTCGCGAGTTGGTGCAGCCACGTATAGCGACGGCCCTGGCCGGCACCGCGCGCGACCTGGCGGCGGGCGTACGCCATCTCGCCGCTCCGCCGCGCCGGGAGGCTGTCTGGGCTCTGCTCACGATGGCCCTGATGCGCTTCTGCTACGGCGCCCTGCTGGTCATGCTGCTGATGCTGTGCCGGTACGCCTTCTCGACGAACGCGGATGACGGACTCGCCCTGCTGGGGCTGGCGTTGGGCATCTCCGGCGCCGGCTTCTTCGCGGCGGCCCTGGCAACCCCCTGGGCGGCGGGGCGCCTGGGTCCCGGTCGCTGGATCGCTGCGTGCGCGGGGGTCGCCGCACTCCTGGTGCCCGCGCTCGGCCTGCCCTTCGCCACAACTCCCATGCTGGTCGCGGCTTTCGTCCTCGGCATGACGACGCAGGGAGCGAAGATCGCGACGGACACGATCGTGCAGTCCTCGGTCGAGGACGGCTTCCGTGGCCGGATCTTCTCGGTCTACGACGTGCTGTTCAACGTCGCGTTCGTCGGTGCGGCCGGAGTGGCCGCCCTGGTACTGCCGCCGGACGGCCGCTCGGCACATCTGGTGGTCGCAGTCGCCGTTGTCTACGCGGCAGTTGCAGTGGCTATGGCCCGCTTTGAACACCGCTCTGTGTCACATCAATGA
- a CDS encoding inositol-3-phosphate synthase translates to MGSVRVAVVGVGNCAASLVQGVEYYKDADPASKVPGLMHVQFGDYHVSDVEFVAAFDVDAKKVGLDLVDAIGASENNTIKICDVPRSGVTVQRGHTLDGLGKYYRETIEESAEAPVDIVQILKDKQVDVLVCYLPVGSEDAAKFYAQCAIDAKVAFVNALPVFIAGTKEWADKFTEAGVPIVGDDIKSQVGATITHRVMAKLFEDRGVILDRTMQLNVGGNMDFKNMLERERLESKKISKTQAVTSQIPDRELGEKNVHIGPSDYVAWLDDRKWAYVRLEGRAFGDVPLNLEYKLEVWDSPNSAGVIIDALRAAKIAKDRGIGGPILSASSYFMKSPPVQYFDDVARENVEKFIKGEVER, encoded by the coding sequence ATGGGTTCGGTTCGCGTAGCCGTCGTCGGCGTGGGCAACTGCGCCGCGTCGCTGGTTCAGGGAGTCGAGTACTACAAGGACGCCGACCCGGCGTCCAAGGTCCCCGGCCTGATGCACGTGCAGTTCGGCGACTACCACGTCAGTGACGTCGAGTTCGTCGCCGCCTTCGATGTCGACGCGAAGAAGGTCGGCCTCGACCTCGTGGACGCCATCGGCGCCAGCGAGAACAACACCATCAAGATCTGCGACGTGCCCCGCTCCGGCGTGACCGTCCAGCGCGGCCACACCTTGGACGGTCTCGGCAAGTACTACCGCGAGACCATCGAGGAGTCCGCCGAGGCCCCGGTCGACATCGTCCAGATCCTCAAGGACAAGCAGGTCGACGTCCTCGTCTGCTACCTGCCCGTCGGCTCCGAGGACGCGGCGAAGTTCTACGCCCAGTGCGCCATCGACGCCAAGGTCGCCTTCGTCAACGCCCTGCCGGTCTTCATCGCCGGTACGAAGGAGTGGGCGGACAAGTTCACCGAGGCGGGCGTCCCGATCGTCGGCGACGACATCAAGTCCCAGGTCGGTGCCACCATCACGCACCGCGTCATGGCGAAGCTCTTCGAGGACCGCGGCGTCATCCTGGACCGCACGATGCAGCTGAACGTCGGCGGCAACATGGACTTCAAGAACATGCTCGAGCGCGAGCGCCTGGAGTCCAAGAAGATCTCCAAGACGCAGGCCGTCACCTCGCAGATCCCCGACCGTGAGCTCGGCGAGAAGAACGTCCACATCGGCCCGTCGGACTACGTGGCGTGGCTCGACGACCGCAAGTGGGCCTACGTCCGCCTCGAGGGCCGTGCCTTCGGTGACGTCCCGCTGAACCTGGAGTACAAGCTCGAGGTCTGGGACTCCCCGAACTCGGCCGGCGTCATCATCGACGCCCTGCGCGCCGCGAAGATCGCCAAGGACCGCGGCATCGGCGGCCCGATCCTCTCGGCGTCGAGCTACTTCATGAAGTCGCCGCCGGTGCAGTACTTCGACGACGTGGCCCGCGAGAACGTCGAGAAGTTCATCAAGGGCGAGGTCGAGCGCTAG
- a CDS encoding PadR family transcriptional regulator — MSRRSGILEFAVLGLLRESPMHGYELRKRLNTSLGVFRAFSYGTLYPCLKTLVANGWLIEEPGHTAEDALAAPLAGRRAKIVYRLTAEGKEHFEELLSQTGPDAYEDEHFAARFAFFGRTPQDVRMRVLEGRRSRLEERLEKMRASLSRTRERLDDYTLELQRHGMESVEREVRWLNELIESERAGRDLKGSASGGSAQQDTTTGEPGDLPRPGVTPRTDSPGDTAT; from the coding sequence ATGAGCCGACGGTCCGGGATCCTCGAGTTCGCCGTCCTCGGACTGCTCCGCGAGTCCCCCATGCACGGCTACGAGCTGCGCAAACGACTCAATACGTCACTGGGCGTGTTCCGCGCGTTCAGCTACGGCACGCTCTACCCCTGCCTCAAGACGCTGGTCGCCAACGGCTGGTTGATCGAGGAACCGGGGCACACCGCCGAGGACGCCCTTGCCGCACCACTCGCGGGGCGTCGCGCAAAAATCGTCTACCGGTTGACGGCGGAAGGTAAGGAGCACTTCGAGGAACTGCTCTCGCAGACCGGCCCCGACGCGTACGAGGACGAGCACTTCGCTGCCCGATTTGCCTTCTTCGGACGGACGCCGCAGGACGTGCGCATGCGCGTGCTGGAGGGCCGACGCAGCCGGCTGGAGGAGCGTCTGGAGAAGATGCGCGCCTCCCTGTCACGCACGCGGGAGCGCCTCGACGACTACACGCTTGAGCTCCAGCGCCACGGGATGGAGTCCGTGGAGCGCGAAGTGCGCTGGCTGAACGAGCTCATCGAGAGCGAGCGGGCCGGGCGGGACCTGAAGGGTTCCGCTTCCGGGGGGTCCGCTCAGCAGGACACCACAACTGGAGAGCCGGGCGATCTGCCCCGTCCCGGGGTCACCCCCAGGACGGATTCGCCCGGCGACACCGCCACGTGA
- a CDS encoding transglycosylase domain-containing protein, which translates to MSEHRRKPPQPQEGGRAAARRGQSGSSSGRRAAPRGATGSPSDSYGSGFSGSEGEERPYGGRAEARRAAQRGGGSRRRAAEPPGRGGRRAAPGGATGPGRGRGRAAPPGKKRFVDYPRAGKYGVARWVPSWKLVAGLFVGFLGSLVAVAGIGYAMVGVPKVDETATAQNNVYYWNDGSEMVSTGGETNRQIINLSQIPKAMQNAVISQENKTFKSDSGIDPKGIARAVFNMATGGETQGGSTITQQYVKNARLGDQSQTLSRKFKEIFISVKVGTTVSKDDIMAGYLNSAYYGRNAYGIQAAARAYFNKDAIKLNEGECAFLAATLKGATYYDPAGSESIDPAANARANQKRALVQMQDTLDKMVQYGHLSPEVRAKYTKLPDWKNPRFNSALSGQIGYLVDLANGYLVNNSKTTNITEEKLRAGGLSIQTTFDKKKVKELEDSVKKVQKANIKPEERPETDTHVQFGGASVDPATGAIKAIYGGADATKHFTNNADVTGAQVGSTFKPFVLAAAMKWGVRNPELEGEQAQDERTQVSPKSLYSGKNKLKIRDYKGDIWRNEKGEEWNQVNDGDESYGTPPAYRIDLREAMRNSVNSAFVQLGMDIGLDKVKEAAEDAGILESSLTGTDYPSFSIGTSQPSAIRMAGAYATFASSGKQRAPYSVKTVTDKDGEVFSHKAETKEAFTPEVADNVTDVLKTVVDKGTGTSAQLSDREVAGKTGTTDGNRSAWFVGYTPQLSTSIAMFRLDDNEKNQNREFLKMFGTGGQEKIHGASFPAEIWHDYMEQALKGTTPTPFPVPTPIGEVINDIPTPTPSPTPSETEETSPTPSPTPSESLTSPTPTPTETCFGFQCNDVGGSDNGGTDGGVTSTPTPTETETDGNNNGNGNGNGGIFGGPSG; encoded by the coding sequence ATGAGCGAGCACCGTCGCAAACCGCCGCAGCCGCAGGAAGGCGGACGTGCCGCGGCCCGACGCGGCCAGTCCGGCTCGTCCTCCGGCCGCCGAGCGGCACCGCGAGGCGCCACCGGATCTCCTTCCGACTCGTACGGGTCGGGTTTCAGCGGTTCGGAAGGCGAAGAACGTCCGTACGGCGGGCGTGCCGAGGCACGACGCGCGGCCCAGAGAGGCGGCGGCAGCCGCCGCAGAGCGGCAGAACCACCGGGCCGGGGCGGCCGCCGCGCCGCTCCCGGCGGTGCCACCGGTCCCGGACGGGGCCGAGGGCGTGCCGCTCCCCCCGGAAAGAAGCGGTTCGTCGACTATCCGCGGGCGGGCAAGTACGGCGTCGCGCGCTGGGTGCCGTCATGGAAGCTCGTGGCGGGCCTCTTCGTCGGCTTCCTCGGAAGCCTGGTGGCCGTGGCCGGCATCGGTTACGCCATGGTGGGCGTCCCCAAGGTCGACGAGACCGCTACGGCGCAGAACAACGTCTACTACTGGAACGACGGCAGCGAGATGGTCTCCACCGGTGGTGAGACCAACCGGCAGATCATCAACCTGTCGCAGATTCCCAAGGCGATGCAGAACGCCGTGATCTCGCAGGAGAACAAGACTTTCAAGAGCGACAGCGGCATCGACCCGAAGGGCATCGCCCGCGCCGTGTTCAACATGGCCACCGGTGGCGAGACGCAGGGTGGTTCCACCATCACCCAGCAGTACGTGAAGAACGCGAGGCTGGGTGACCAGTCTCAGACGCTCTCGCGGAAGTTCAAGGAGATCTTCATCTCGGTCAAGGTGGGCACCACGGTGTCGAAGGACGACATCATGGCCGGCTACCTGAACTCCGCTTACTACGGGCGCAACGCTTACGGGATCCAGGCCGCCGCCCGCGCGTACTTCAACAAGGACGCCATCAAGCTGAACGAGGGCGAGTGCGCCTTCCTGGCGGCCACACTCAAGGGCGCCACGTACTACGACCCCGCGGGTTCCGAGTCCATCGACCCGGCGGCGAATGCCCGGGCCAACCAGAAGCGGGCCCTGGTCCAGATGCAGGACACCCTCGACAAGATGGTCCAGTACGGGCATCTGAGCCCTGAGGTGCGAGCCAAGTACACCAAGCTGCCCGACTGGAAGAACCCGCGCTTCAACTCCGCGCTGAGCGGCCAGATCGGCTACCTCGTCGATCTCGCCAACGGCTACCTGGTCAACAACAGCAAGACGACCAACATCACCGAGGAGAAACTGCGAGCGGGCGGCCTCTCGATCCAAACGACCTTCGACAAGAAGAAGGTCAAGGAGCTCGAGGACTCGGTGAAGAAGGTCCAGAAGGCGAACATCAAGCCCGAGGAGCGCCCGGAGACGGACACCCACGTCCAGTTCGGCGGGGCTTCGGTGGATCCGGCGACCGGTGCCATCAAGGCCATCTACGGCGGTGCGGACGCGACCAAGCACTTCACCAACAACGCCGACGTCACCGGCGCCCAGGTCGGTTCGACGTTCAAGCCGTTCGTTCTCGCGGCTGCGATGAAGTGGGGCGTGCGAAACCCGGAACTCGAAGGGGAACAGGCTCAGGACGAGCGCACCCAGGTGTCGCCGAAGAGCCTGTACAGCGGCAAGAACAAGCTCAAGATCAGGGACTACAAGGGCGACATCTGGCGGAACGAGAAGGGTGAGGAGTGGAACCAGGTCAACGACGGCGATGAGTCGTACGGCACTCCTCCCGCCTACCGGATCGATCTCCGCGAGGCGATGAGGAACTCGGTGAACTCCGCCTTCGTGCAGCTCGGCATGGACATCGGGCTGGACAAGGTGAAGGAGGCGGCCGAGGACGCCGGAATCCTGGAGAGCAGCCTGACCGGTACGGACTACCCTTCCTTCTCCATCGGTACCTCTCAGCCCAGCGCGATCCGCATGGCGGGCGCCTACGCCACCTTCGCTTCCAGCGGAAAGCAGCGTGCTCCCTACTCCGTCAAGACGGTGACGGACAAGGACGGCGAGGTCTTCTCCCACAAGGCCGAGACCAAGGAGGCCTTCACCCCGGAGGTCGCCGACAACGTCACGGACGTCCTCAAGACGGTGGTCGACAAGGGCACGGGTACCAGCGCGCAGCTGAGTGACCGTGAGGTGGCCGGCAAGACGGGTACCACGGACGGTAACCGGTCGGCCTGGTTCGTGGGCTACACCCCGCAGCTGTCGACTTCGATCGCGATGTTCAGGCTGGACGACAACGAGAAGAACCAGAACCGCGAGTTCCTGAAGATGTTCGGAACGGGTGGTCAGGAGAAGATCCACGGTGCTTCGTTCCCGGCCGAGATCTGGCACGACTACATGGAGCAGGCGCTGAAGGGCACGACCCCGACACCGTTCCCGGTGCCGACGCCTATCGGTGAGGTCATCAACGACATCCCCACGCCGACGCCCAGTCCTACGCCCAGCGAGACCGAGGAAACCAGCCCGACTCCGAGCCCGACGCCCAGCGAGTCGCTGACCTCGCCGACGCCTACGCCTACCGAGACCTGCTTCGGCTTCCAGTGCAACGACGTCGGAGGCTCGGACAACGGCGGTACGGACGGCGGGGTGACCTCCACGCCGACGCCTACGGAAACCGAGACGGACGGCAACAACAACGGCAATGGCAACGGCAACGGAGGCATCTTCGGCGGACCGTCAGGCTGA
- a CDS encoding glycosyltransferase family 87 protein, whose protein sequence is MPSAETTPTSAHEPDLVRPTREDEVAANGSELIGGPIGRRALLGTSWWTPVRIIVLVAIGMFALGLVQKAPCYNGAWFFGASSQYTHACYSDIPHLFQGRGFADGLVPYFDKLPGDMEYLEYPVLTGVFMEVASWLTTGSGSIQDQEQWYWMVNAGMLMVCAAVIAVCVTRTHARRPWDGLLVALAPAFALTATINWDLLAVALTAAAMLMWSRGRTLAFGVLLGLATAAKLYPVFLLGPLFVLCWRAGKWRDFGKALGGTAVAWLVVNLPVMLLAWDGWSQFYRFSQERGVDFGSFWLILAQNSSDPLSTETVNTLATLLMLLCCAGVAALTLTAPRRPRFAQLAFLIVAAFILTNKVYSPQYVLWLVPLAVLARPRWRDFLIWQACEVAYFLGIWLYLAYTTSGDAHKGLPPDGYHWAIGVHLLGTLYMCAVIVRDILMPERDPVRRAGDDDPSGGVLDGAEDVFVLGPAAHPPRHAAHFEGPQVEWGNRGAAGGSL, encoded by the coding sequence ATGCCCAGTGCAGAGACGACGCCCACAAGCGCGCACGAGCCGGACCTGGTGCGGCCGACCCGAGAGGACGAGGTCGCCGCCAACGGGAGTGAGCTGATCGGTGGCCCCATCGGACGGCGTGCCCTGCTCGGGACGTCCTGGTGGACTCCCGTGCGGATCATCGTGCTCGTGGCGATCGGCATGTTCGCCCTCGGGCTGGTCCAGAAGGCACCCTGCTACAACGGCGCCTGGTTCTTCGGCGCCAGCTCGCAGTACACGCATGCCTGCTACTCGGACATCCCGCACCTGTTCCAGGGGCGCGGTTTCGCCGACGGGCTGGTGCCGTACTTCGACAAGCTCCCCGGCGACATGGAGTACCTCGAATACCCAGTGCTGACCGGTGTGTTCATGGAAGTCGCCTCCTGGCTCACGACGGGCAGCGGCAGCATCCAGGACCAGGAGCAGTGGTACTGGATGGTCAACGCCGGGATGCTGATGGTCTGCGCGGCCGTCATCGCCGTCTGCGTGACCCGCACGCACGCCAGGCGTCCCTGGGACGGGCTGCTGGTCGCCCTGGCGCCTGCCTTCGCCCTGACCGCGACCATCAACTGGGACCTGCTGGCCGTCGCCCTGACGGCCGCGGCAATGCTGATGTGGTCACGTGGCCGCACGCTCGCCTTCGGCGTCCTGCTGGGGCTCGCCACGGCCGCGAAGCTCTACCCCGTCTTCTTGCTCGGCCCGCTGTTCGTCCTGTGCTGGCGCGCGGGCAAGTGGCGGGACTTTGGGAAGGCGCTCGGTGGCACGGCGGTGGCCTGGCTGGTCGTGAACCTTCCGGTGATGCTTCTGGCCTGGGACGGCTGGTCGCAGTTCTACCGGTTCAGCCAGGAACGAGGCGTGGACTTCGGCTCCTTCTGGCTGATCCTGGCGCAGAACTCCAGCGACCCGCTGAGCACCGAGACGGTCAACACGCTCGCCACGCTGCTGATGCTGCTGTGCTGTGCAGGCGTCGCCGCGCTCACCCTGACCGCGCCGCGCCGCCCGCGCTTCGCCCAGCTGGCCTTCCTGATCGTCGCGGCGTTCATCCTCACCAACAAGGTCTACTCGCCGCAGTACGTCCTGTGGCTGGTGCCTCTGGCGGTGCTGGCCCGGCCGAGGTGGCGGGACTTCCTCATCTGGCAGGCGTGCGAGGTGGCGTACTTCCTCGGGATCTGGCTGTACCTCGCATACACGACCAGTGGGGACGCCCACAAGGGACTGCCGCCCGACGGCTACCACTGGGCCATCGGCGTGCACCTGCTGGGAACGCTGTACATGTGCGCCGTGATCGTTCGGGACATTCTCATGCCGGAGCGGGACCCGGTGCGCCGAGCCGGCGACGACGACCCGTCGGGCGGCGTCCTCGATGGGGCGGAGGACGTGTTCGTGCTCGGCCCTGCAGCCCATCCACCGCGGCACGCGGCCCACTTCGAGGGGCCGCAGGTGGAGTGGGGCAACCGGGGGGCGGCCGGCGGTTCGCTCTGA
- a CDS encoding alanine racemase, whose translation MALTLYVDTARWRAHHKHVQEQFPGLVPVCKGNGYGFGHERLAEEATRLGSDVLAIGTTYEAARIKDWFGGDLLVLTPYRRGEEPVPLPDRVIRSVSSVDGVYGLVGARVVIEVMSSMKRHGVSEHDLPQLHAAIENVRLEGFAIHLPLDRTDGSDAVEEVIGWMDRLRAARLPLHTMFVSHLKAEELARLQQQFPQTRFRARIGTRLWLGDHDATEYRGAVLDVTRVSKGDRFGYRQQKAASDGFLVVVAGGTSHGVGLEAPKALHGVMPRAKGVARAGLATVNRNLAPFVWGGKQRWFAEPPHMQVSILFVPSDAPEPKVGDELVAHLRHTTTQFDRIVDR comes from the coding sequence ATGGCGCTCACGCTCTACGTCGACACCGCGCGCTGGCGGGCGCACCACAAGCACGTGCAGGAGCAGTTCCCGGGACTCGTCCCGGTCTGCAAGGGCAACGGCTACGGGTTCGGGCACGAGCGGCTGGCGGAGGAGGCCACTCGACTGGGCTCGGACGTCCTCGCAATCGGCACGACGTACGAGGCCGCGCGCATCAAGGACTGGTTCGGCGGTGACCTGCTGGTGCTGACGCCGTACCGGCGCGGCGAGGAGCCCGTGCCACTGCCCGACCGGGTCATCCGCTCGGTGTCGTCTGTGGACGGCGTGTACGGCCTTGTGGGCGCCCGTGTCGTCATCGAGGTGATGTCCTCGATGAAGCGGCACGGCGTCAGCGAGCACGACCTGCCGCAGCTGCACGCCGCCATAGAGAACGTCCGGCTCGAGGGCTTCGCCATCCACCTGCCCCTGGACCGCACCGACGGCTCGGACGCCGTCGAGGAGGTCATCGGCTGGATGGACCGGCTGCGCGCGGCCCGGCTGCCCCTGCACACGATGTTCGTCAGCCATCTCAAGGCCGAGGAACTGGCGCGCCTGCAGCAGCAGTTCCCGCAGACCCGCTTCCGTGCCCGCATCGGCACCCGGCTGTGGCTGGGGGACCACGACGCCACCGAGTACCGCGGCGCGGTCCTGGACGTCACCCGCGTCTCCAAGGGCGACCGCTTCGGCTACCGGCAGCAGAAGGCAGCCTCGGACGGCTTCCTGGTGGTCGTGGCAGGCGGTACGTCGCACGGAGTGGGCCTAGAGGCCCCCAAGGCGCTGCACGGCGTCATGCCGCGCGCCAAGGGCGTCGCCCGGGCGGGTCTCGCCACGGTCAACCGAAACCTGGCTCCCTTCGTGTGGGGCGGCAAGCAGCGCTGGTTCGCGGAGCCGCCACACATGCAGGTGTCGATCCTGTTCGTTCCCTCGGACGCGCCCGAGCCGAAGGTCGGAGACGAGCTGGTCGCCCATCTGCGGCACACCACCACGCAGTTCGACCGGATCGTGGACCGCTGA